A region of Vitis riparia cultivar Riparia Gloire de Montpellier isolate 1030 chromosome 1, EGFV_Vit.rip_1.0, whole genome shotgun sequence DNA encodes the following proteins:
- the LOC117912250 gene encoding 5-formyltetrahydrofolate cyclo-ligase, mitochondrial-like isoform X1, whose amino-acid sequence MDLIQRSKEDDAIQSIVLEAPWFKSSKSLFAYVSCATLQEVDTSRILSECLCSPAKVGYTEVRKKLYVLHLEDRKCNMRMLKISSINDLVASSMNILEPAPVDCDGNDREDGLAFDRSGRRLAALEGGLMHEI is encoded by the exons ATGATGCAATCCAAAGTATTGTTTTAGAAGCTCCATGGTTCAAATCTAGTAAAAGCTTATTTGCTTATGTCAGCTGTGCTACTTTGCAAGAAGTTGATACATCAAGAATTTTGTCAGAATGTTTATGCAGCCCAGCTAAAG TGGGTTATACAGAGGTCAGGAAAAAGCTTTATGTTCTGCATCTGGAAGACAGGAAATGTAACATGAGAATGCTCAAAATATCAAGTATTAATGATCTAGTTGCAAGCTCAATGAATATTTTGGAACCAGCCCCAGTAGATTGTGATGGAAATGATCGTGAAGATG GGCTTGCATTTGACAGATCCGGAAGACGTTTGGCCGCATTGGAGGGTGGGTTGATGCATGAAATATAG
- the LOC117912250 gene encoding 5-formyltetrahydrofolate cyclo-ligase, mitochondrial-like isoform X2, giving the protein MDLIQRSKEDDAIQSIVLEAPWFKSSKSLFAYVSCATLQEVDTSRILSECLCSPAKVGYTEVRKKLYVLHLEDRKCNMRMLKISSINDLVASSMNILEPAPVDCDGNDREDGLAFDRSGRRLAALEVIMMYF; this is encoded by the exons ATGATGCAATCCAAAGTATTGTTTTAGAAGCTCCATGGTTCAAATCTAGTAAAAGCTTATTTGCTTATGTCAGCTGTGCTACTTTGCAAGAAGTTGATACATCAAGAATTTTGTCAGAATGTTTATGCAGCCCAGCTAAAG TGGGTTATACAGAGGTCAGGAAAAAGCTTTATGTTCTGCATCTGGAAGACAGGAAATGTAACATGAGAATGCTCAAAATATCAAGTATTAATGATCTAGTTGCAAGCTCAATGAATATTTTGGAACCAGCCCCAGTAGATTGTGATGGAAATGATCGTGAAGATG GGCTTGCATTTGACAGATCCGGAAGACGTTTGGCCGCATTGGAGG TTATTATGATGTATTTTTGA
- the LOC117912250 gene encoding 5-formyltetrahydrofolate cyclo-ligase, mitochondrial-like isoform X3, which translates to MDLIQRSKEDDAIQSIVLEAPWFKSSKSLFAYVSCATLQEVDTSRILSECLCSPAKVGYTEVRKKLYVLHLEDRKCNMRMLKISSINDLVASSMNILEPAPVDCDGNDREDVIMMYF; encoded by the exons ATGATGCAATCCAAAGTATTGTTTTAGAAGCTCCATGGTTCAAATCTAGTAAAAGCTTATTTGCTTATGTCAGCTGTGCTACTTTGCAAGAAGTTGATACATCAAGAATTTTGTCAGAATGTTTATGCAGCCCAGCTAAAG TGGGTTATACAGAGGTCAGGAAAAAGCTTTATGTTCTGCATCTGGAAGACAGGAAATGTAACATGAGAATGCTCAAAATATCAAGTATTAATGATCTAGTTGCAAGCTCAATGAATATTTTGGAACCAGCCCCAGTAGATTGTGATGGAAATGATCGTGAAGATG TTATTATGATGTATTTTTGA